GCACGAGGATGAGACCACCTTGGGTTATGGCATCGTCGAATTTGATCTGAGCGATCGCACTCTGTTGACCCTGGGACACAGCTACGACAACAGTCACTCAACGGGTGTTCTCTGGGGTGCGTTACCGCTGCTGTATTCAGATGGTTCACAAACGGATTACGATGTATCGACCAATAACGCACCGGACTGGACCTTCGCCGACACCGTTCAAAACCAGACGTTTGTGGAGCTCAAACATGCAATCACGGACAGCTGGATGTTCAATGCGATATTGACTCGTAATACCACGGACTACGAGTCGGAGTTGTTTTATGTGTACGGGGTTCCGGATCGAGAGACCGAAGTCGGCTTGTTCGGGTACGCCAGTGGTTATGAGCGCGAAGAAGAGCAGAACAATATCGACCTGTACTTCTCTGGCGATTTCAGCCTAGCCGATCGAACGCACCAACTTGTATTGGGTTATAACAATTCTGATACCGAATTGTACGAGGCCTCCTTTTATGACCCGGTCAATGGTTATCCGGTACTTGGTAGCGATTGGGCTTTGGGTTTGTCACCGCAACCCAATTTCAGCTTTTTCGATCCGGCTGCATCCTCCAGTGATATCGATTACAGCCAGGAAGCGTTCTACGTTGCGTCGCGGTTAAATGTGCATGGCAACGTGTCGCTGCTGCTTGGCGCGCGTGCTACCGAGTTGAAACAATCGGGCCTTAGCTATGGTGGTGCGGCAAATGCAGACGCCAAGGAAACTGTGCCTTATTACGGCATCACTTACCGAGTACTTGACGACGTGATGCTCTATGGTAGCTATAGCGAAGTGTTCAAACAGCAAACTTGGGTGAATGCTGACCTGTTGCCGCTGGGCGCGACATTGGGTGAGAGTTCAGAGTTCGGGATTAAGAAATCGTTCAACGATGAACGTGCTGTGTTGACGGTTGCGTACTTCTCTTCGGATCAGCGTAATTTCGGCAACTTCGTCGGCCGTAATGAGCAGAATATCGCGATCTATGAAGGTATTACATTAGAGAGTAGTGGTTACGAGATTGAGTTTTCCGGTGAATTGTTTGACGGTTTAAATATCGGTGCCGGTTTTACTGACGTGAGCGTCGAAGACCAATCAGGCGCTGATATTCGCAACTTTATTCCCAAGAAATTACTCAAACTCTCTGCCTCCTACGCGGTACCGGCAGTCGATGGACTGAAAGTCGGGGGCATTGTTAAGTGGCAGGATGACATCACAACCGAAGATAAACGGGTTGATCAAGATGCCTTCACACTGCTGGATCTGGCCGTGCACTACCAGTTGAATGAGAACGTGAGTTTCTCAATGAACTTAGAAAACGTGACGGATGAAAAATACTTTCAGAGTCTGTACTGGGACCAGGCTTATTACGGTGCACCGCGCAATGTATCGGCATCGGTGCGTTGGAAGTACTAAACATTCTAAGCAAAACATGTGTTTTGGCGTTGCCTGTTGTTGTGATGGGCAGCGCATTCTATTTTTAAATCAGGTGGTTTATGCGTCGCACCCTTTTTAAGCTTCACAGTTATTTGGCTCTGATTGCGCTGATCCCATTGGTGATCGTGTCGCTGACCGGCAGTATTTTGGTGTTCAAGACCGAGATCGACCAATTCCTGATGCCGAATGCTGCAGCTTTGCCGTATCACCAGCAGTCCGGCGTGATATTCTCGCGTAAAAACCACAACGAATTACAGTCGAATATTGAACAAGCCTTCCCAGAGTATATCCTTGGTGCTTGGGAGGTGTTCACCGATGGCAAGCAAGCCGATCGAGTCTACCTAGTTAAAAAAAACACAGACGATTGGTTCAAAGTGTATTTTGATCCACACGCGAACCAGGTGCTCAGTGCCCCCGTGTCGACGACCTCAAACTTGACTGATTGGTTGTTAAACCTGCATTACACATTTCTGCTCAATGGTCTTGGTGATGAGCACTCGCAGTGGGGTACGATTATTGGCTTGGTCGCGGCATTGATCCTGACTTTTCTGGGGATCAGTGGCCTGATAATTCATCGCAAATTTTGGCTGAATCTATTCAGCTTACGTTGGCATAAAAGCTTGCGCGTGTTCTCAGGTGATCTGCATCGACTGATCGGTGCATGGGCGTCGCCCGTGATCCTGATTCTTGGAATCACTGGCATCTACTTCAATGCGCTGGAGTATTACCATGAGGTATTTGAACACCCGAGTGACGAGCACTACTATCCAACGGCAGCGTTGTATGATCCGTCGATCGATTTCCAGTCGCTGATTGATGACAGTCGGTCACAACTTGACGCGTTTACTCCAACCTATCTGCTGTATCCGTATGAGCCGGAAGTGCATTTTACGGTGTTCGGGCACCAACCAAGCGTGAATCCATTTGCCAGCGATTACTCGTCCACCGTGACCTATGACCGCGAGAGTGGTGTGCTTATGGCTGCAATCGACGGTCGTGATGCCAATGCGGTAATCAAAGTCACTGATAGTTTTCGAGAGCTGCACTTTGGCTCTTTCGGAGGTCTTTTCAGCAAGCTTCTCTGGTGCATCCTCGGACTTTCCCCGCTTATTTTGGGCATTACCGGTGTCTATATCTGGTCGCATCGGCGATCCAAAAAGAAACGATCTGCGATGGCTTACGCTACCAGTTAGTCGATCTAGTGATCTCCGATAAATCGTGTTTTTTTTGCTAGGTGACGTTGACGTTTGGCAGTACTATTACGCCCAGTTAACTCAGCATACGGCGCTACTTGGCGCGTTAATAGAAGAACACGAATTTGGATGCGATTGATCAGACATTAGCTCCCATGACAGTTTTTCCGGTAGCAACTCCGTTGCCCGGCGACGAACTTTTATTTGAGCAAATTGCACAGGATATCGAAACCCAAGGCTTTAGTGTTCAAGCTGGCGCGATGCCAGCCGAAGTTACCGATGCGTTGTATCAACATGCACAGCGTATACAGGAGACCAAGTTTGTGGAGGCGGGGATTGGTCGTGGTGATGACTACCTTAAAAATGAGTTTGTTCGCACTGACGCGATTTGCTGGATCACCGGTGAATCAGACGCTGGTCGACACTGGAACGCGTGGACCGCGGATCTGCAGGCGTATTTGAATCGACGTCTTTTCCTTGGCTTATTCTCATTCGAGAGTCATTTCGCACACTACTCACCAGGTGATTACTATAAACGTCACTACGATGCGTTTCGTGGGGAAACCAATCGCGTCTTATCGGTGGTTGCCTACCTCAATCCGGGGTGGACTGCACACGATGGCGGGGAACTGGTGTTGTATCACAGTGACACGGATCGAACTGGAACCCGTGTGGTGCCTTTATACGGAACTTTGGCCGTGTTTCTAAGCGAAGAATTTCCACATGAAGTCTTACCCGCATCACGAGATCGTTACTCTGTGGCTGGCTGGTATCGGGTCAATACCTCGATCAACGGTAAAGTTGATCCGCCTCGATAGTCTTCCGCTGTCACTGTACCGCCGTTTCCATCATCACTATTAAGGATAGTGTATAGCTGGGGCAGCACGTATGCTGCCTACGCTTGGTGAGGAATTACCGAGCATTTTACGGGAGGTCGTTGAACAGCATGACGCTGCGCACACTGGGATGGTGTGAAAAGGAAATAAAGTAAGTAGGGGTCATTCACCGCTGCCAGTCTGGTGTGGTTGTCACTCACCTTCCATCTACTTAACTGATGTCTTAAGGACAATAAAAGGAGCAATTAAATGGAACCTAATATATTAACGCACGTGGAGCTCAAAGAGCTGCGTCATTACCACGACTGGTATCGCTATCTGCGCAAAACCAAGCTGCGCGTACTGATGGTAATTGATGGCGGGCTTACCAGCATCAATACGGTCTACGAGTACATGCAGGGCAAGACTTTAGGCTGCACGCAGATTTCGGTCAAACGTGCCGTGTATGGATACGGTGGTGGTAATGTGGTCATTGACGATACCCCAGGTGACAACGATCCCCACTACAGTAATTTCAAGTTTACATCTCAGAAAGCCAATGGGCAGTTGATTTTGAATGATTTTGACGTGATGTTCATTTTTGCCATTGAATCGAGTAGTACCGCATTGCCTGATGATCAGCTCGCCGCATTGCACGAGTGGATGAACGCAGGGCACGGTGTGTTCGCTACCGGCGACCATTCCACATTGGGGCAGCGCTTGGCGAGTAAGATTCCTCGAGTTGGAAGCATGCGTAAATGGACCACGACGGATGGTGTTCCACCTGGTAGTGGCGAGGACCGTATTGATACTAACCAGCCTGATCCTACCGATGCCGCACAAATGGCTGGCACCGGCTTGGTGCCAAATACAGCACAAAGTGATGAGTATCCGCAAACCATAACAGCGCTGCCGTTCAAGAAGCTTTACACGAGTCCTTTCAGACGGCTTCATTATCCGCATGAAATTTTGTGCCATCCAAAGTATGGCGTCATCAATGTGATGCCGGACCATCCGCATGAAGGTGAATGTGAAAAACCCGCGTCCATCACCTTAAACGCGGCCGTTCCGTTTTCCACGACTGTGGCGAATACGGACGAGTATCCGGAAGTAGGGGGCAACCGTGAGCGACCGCGTATCATTGCGACCGGTAAGAATTCGCACCAATACAATTTACAAAAGGGCGAGGTTAAACAATACACCTTCGATATGATCAGTGCATATGACGGTCATAAAGCCAACGTCGGTCGCGTTGTGGTGGACTCCACCTGGCACCACTGGTTTGGTATGAATGTCGATGGGATCAAAGCTGCCGGTGGTAAAAACTGGGCCAAAATTGGGCGCTATTTTCTCAATGTTGCTAAGTACCTCGCGCCCAAGGGTTTGTACAAAAATCGTTGCACATTTGATGTGTTGGACGCGCAGTTTGACTACCCATTTATTGAGGAGTACGTCTACGATTTCGGGCGCGATTCGATTTACGACATTGGCCGTAGTTTCAACGCATCTCTCGTTCGTCGTTGGGGAAAATGCGGTGTGCTTAAGTTTGTATTACAGAATATTTGCGTTGTTAGACCTTGGCTCTGTAAGCTGCTTGAAAAAGAGTTAATCCCGCGAATCGACATTGACCCTGTGTGTTTGAGTTGCCCACCGCATGAGTTGTTGATTGATTACGTGTTAGGTGGCATCGCGATTCAAACCCAGGAAGTTCGAGAGTCGCTTAAAATGCAGTTCGCTGGTCAAGATGTCAAGCGGAGCGCCATTAAGGTGGAAGAGCTGGATGAGTTGATTCAAAAAGGCACGGAATATGGTGTCAACGCTTTCCTCGAACAACTCAAAGCGGACGTTGCTAAAACGGAAAAGGCATGGCTTAGTCAATAATCCGTCGTTGTTTTAATCTAAGGGCCCCAAAGTTATGTCGACTTTGGGGTCTTACTTTATCGACTAAGACAAAAGTCGACCAAAAGCCTAAAAATTTATCAGCCGCGCCGCCGCCGTCAGGTGCCGCGAAACGTTATACTTATTGGATAAATAATATAAGCCTGATGGGTAAAAGGAGAAAAAATGGATCGATTAAAGTGTCTTGTTATAACGAACTTGTTTTTGGCAGCGAGTGTGGGAACGCTCACAGCGGAGGCGGGAAATCCGCTGGACTTTGGCAGTAGTATTCGTACTGCTGACCCCTCTGGACACGTCTGGTCGGACGGTAAGATGTATTTATATACCTCGCATGATGAAGAGTGTCAGCCCGATTTTTACATGAAAAACTGGCATACCTTTTCATCATCAAACCTAGTGGACTGGGTAGATCACGGGCCGAGTCTATCGGTCAATGAGCTGACGTGGGCAGATAACTTTGCCTGGGCGCCAGATGCGGCTTATAAAAATGGCAAGTATTACCTCATCTTTCCAGCCGGTACGGGTTATAAAGATCGCGTCCACCCAGAGAAAAGCACTAAGTGGATGGGAATTGGTGTGGCCGAGAGTGATTCGCCAACTGGCCCATTCAAAGACATGATTGGTGCGCCGCTCTGGACGGATCCCTATGCCAATGACCCCAGTCTTTTTATTGATGATGACGGTCGTGCGTTTCTCTATTTTCACGGCCAAGGTGCGGATTACCAAGTGATTGAGATGGCTGAGGATATGCGCAGTGTGAAAGGCGATTTCATCAAAATGGATATGGGCGGATATGAACCCAAGATGGAAGGCCCCTGGGTATTCAAGCGGCAAGGGCTTTACTACTTCACCATGCCTGAAAATAACCGCAAGTTAACCTACTACACCAGTAAAAGTCCGACCGGCCCCTGGGCGTATGAGGGTGTCATCATGGAGTCCGAAGGCGGTAACAACCATCATTCAATCGTCGAGTTCAAGGGACAGTGGATTCTGTTTTATCATCGCTGGCTCGACCTCAATTCTACCTGTCATCGCAAACAGCGTCACGTGGCCGCCGAGTATCTTTATTTCAATGACGATGGCTCGATTCAGCAAGTAGAACGCACGGACGCAGGCGTTTCCGCCATCGAATAGTCACGCCTGCCTTGCAGTCAACGTACTGATTTTACTCAGTGCTGAGAAAGGTGGCAAAAAATACTTGGGCAAAGGCTGAACGCGCTACTTCGGCTTTGTCCAACGCGTTATGCCACCAGATACCCTCGCTGTTCGCGAGCATGATTAGGCTCACATCTTGGTCGAGTACCTTGATGTACAGAGACGAAGAGCGGTTTTCCCACCAGCCTGAGTGCCAGGCCAACAGGTGATCCTGGTAGTCTTCGATGAACCACCCAATGCCATACGGTGCCAGTGTGCCATTTTTTAGCGGCGTTGGACTGAACATGACTTGGCGTGCGTCCGCACTGAGTAATTCACCACGATCCAGCGCGATATCAAATTTTGCCAAATCGACTACCGTGGAATGCACACCACCGGCAGCCCCATCACCTTGCGGTGATCCCGGAGCAGCGAGGACCGCGTTACCGTCGTTATCGAGGGAATAATAGCTAGGCAGGCGCCGCTGCATCGCTTGCGGTAATGGGCGTTCACGGTGTGTGCGCGCAGATTGGTGCATTTGGGTCGGTGTGAATACATTTTGAACCACTAGTTCAGAAAAGCTCTGTTCGACCACTGCCATAATTGGACGTGAGGCCCAGGAGAACAGGACTGGGTTGTAACTGAAGTTGGTGCCGGGCTGCTGGGTGGCGGTGTGCGTCAGTAAATGTCGCAGGGTGTGAGTAGCGGGCTCGCAACTCAGGTCTTTTGCAAAAATGGACGGCTGCTGTGAGAATGCTTCACAAAATCCGCGCCAATCACTGTATTCCGCTATGGGCCGATCCAAGTCGATCTGCTTGGCGTCGACCAGTTGCATCGCTGCCACGCCCGAGATCGGCTTAGTCACCGAGGCGATATCGTACGGGGTATCCGCAGCGGCCAGAATTTTTTGCTCAAGGTTGGTGTAGCCAAGGCCGGCGGCGACTAACAGCTGCTGATCTTTGACTACGGCGACGGACAAACCGGGAATCCGAGCTTGTATTCGGAGTGCGTCGATTTCTTTCAAAAAGTCGCTCAGATTGACTGGCGGTGGGGTGGCCTCGGCGTCGAAAGGCGAACAGATTAATAAGACTAGTAATGCGATGTGGCAGAGCAGTGACTTCATATCCGTGCGGTCTCCGTGTGTGTGCTGCGCATTCAGAAATATCAAGTTACGCGGCGAAGAAGGGCAGGTTTCTAACCACGCCCACAGTGCGGTGAATTATGGACAACAGTAGCAGAGAGTCACGCTGCAAAGCCAGCGCCATGATTCGGAAGTGGCGCTAGTAACTCGGCTTATTTAAAGAGAATCAGAGGGGAATGGCTGATTCTACGGCCAGCAATTGCTGGCCGTAGAACAGGTTGGTGGGTTATTGTTTGCAATTAGGCTGACTTAGAGCCAGAACCTGCGAACGTGATTTTGCAATCGGCGAGTTATATGGCGTCGCGCCACGTACGCCGGCGGTGGCGTTCACGTAATCCAATAGGTCTTGATTCGGAGCCATTTGATTGTTCGCGATGGCTTGTGACGACGTGGCACTGTAATCAAGGCTCAAATTGCGCGCATTACCGGGGTCACCTGAGTAACCCGTGCGATAGCTGGAATTCAAACGACAATTGCCGCTGGCAAACTGCACAACGCTGCCGTCATCGGTGAAACTACCATCACGCACGACGCCGTCTGAGAGTTCCACCTGCCATTTACTGAAAGCGTCTGCTAAATCGGAGTCCTCATTTTGCACAGCACTCAAGCCGACAAACAGGTTGTCTTCCCAGTGCAGGGTGCCACCAACACGAACGCTGGCGATGTCTTTCCAGTAATCGACATACACATTATTAAAGTGATGCGATGAACCACGGCGGAGCAACGGTACACGACGCAATGTGCTTCTGCCTCGGTTGTAAAAGGCGTCGGTCGTGATGAACATATTGTTGTGCAGTGTGGTGGTAATCTGTTGATTGATTACGCGGCTGTCAGACGACCCGTGTAGTGACGCACGCAACACATCCACCAATCGATTGAACGAGATAGTGGTGTTGTAGGCGCCAACCTTAACGTCGAACGCGGCGTCACCGGTATTGATAAAGGAATTTTTATGAATCCAGACATCATTTGATTCGCCGGTGACCCGGAGCATATCCGGGTCTAGACCGTGGTCTTCGGTATGTCCGGCGCCTTCAAAGCTTAGATTGGTGACGATCACACTGTTGGATAAACGGGTTGACTGGCCAGAGCTGTCTGCCCCAATTTTAAATCCGTTGAACATCAGTTTGACGTTGGCACCGCGCCCGTCGAGTGTGGTGTTCGATCCGATCGTCAGGTTGCGAATGGGTAAATCAGAATCGTTGAGACGTTGGTTGAAAAACTCGTCGGCGCAATTGCTGGAAGACACGCCATTGTTCGCACACCAGTTTTTGTAGTCAATACACTGACTCGCCGATGAAATGCCCAAGGCGCTTTGTACCGCCCCATTGTTGCATTGTAGCCGGTACATCGCGATTTCAGTCTCCGAACTAAAGTCATCCTTATCGAACACGATCCAATTATGCTGATCTGAGTCGATCGCTGCGGCTAACTGTTGTTCTGGCGATGAACTGCCGTTGGCACGAATCACCACCAGATCACTGCCGCCGCTTGCATCGTAACCACCGCGAGCTTGCTCACCGTAACCAATAGGTTTGCCCAGCGTGACGGACAGACACGTCACGATTTGTTGCTCGTTTCGCAGCGAGGACTCATCCCAGTTGGTGTTGTCGTTATTGATTAAGTCTAGGCACGCTGCCGTCGGGTTACCACTTGAGTCTAATGCATTGTCATCACCGCCACCTGGATTAGGGTTCGGATCTGGATCCGGGTCTGGTGTGGGATCTGGGTCTGGATCAGGATCGGGGTTCTGCGTACCAGATTGACTTGCTAGGTAGGTCTCAAATTCGGCAATTGCGGGTTGGGATGAGGCAGAATCAATCACAAAGTTGACCTTATCCAAAGTAACTTGGTTAAACCGAATCACGCCGGCGCCAGTTCCACTGGCGATCTGGCCATCGTTATCATCATTCACCACACGCCAGCTGCCAATACGGCCTTCAAACCCAGCAGCTTCAACAATATTGATGGCATTAATCGTTTCACCGCCACTCCATTTTATGGAAATTCGCCCCGTGTTCCCACTTGGAGACCAGTAGCTTGAGAGATTGCCGTCGCGCACGTTTCCGTAGCTAGTACCTGACGCTTTACTCGAGCCGTCGGAACCAGCACCGATACTGAGGTTGGGACCGTCGTCATAACTGCCATCACCTGGGTTCGGGTCTGGATCAGGTGTTGGGTCGGGATCCGGATCCGGCGTCGGATCAGGGTCTGTATCGGCAAAAATAACGTTGATCTTGTCGATGTTTGGCCCACCGCTGGGGTTGGCTGAACTGACAGACAATTCGTTTGTGCCCGTCACCAGTCCAGAAACCGGTACCGAGATCTCCGACCAGTTGTTCCATGCACCCGTGGTTGAAAAATCGATAGTTTGCTGCGTGTTGCCGTTGATGCTTAGGTTCATTGCACGGCTACTGCCGCCGCCATTAGCGAAACGCAGTTTGATCGTGGCGTTCCCAGACTGACTACTGGTAAAGCTCCAGCTGGCCCCACTTGTACTGTTGTTTTCGAAATCTATAAATCCACTGCCGGTAAAACCACTGTGATTGTTTTCGATATCGGCTTGATTCAAGTTTGCCGCATTTGCGGTTAGTTCGACATTGCTACCGTCACCTGGATTCGGGTCCGGATCTGGATCGGGCGTCGGATCTGGATCTGGGTCAGGGTCAGGGTCTGGTGCACTGCAGCTGCCGTCTGACGTGAGCATTCCCTTATTGGCACCGGCAATTTGAGCAAGCAACGCCGGTACGCAGCCCGCATCGTCTAAACTTACCCCATAAGGCACTGCCAGGCTGGCTGTGGACTGAGGATTCGGGCCAGCTGGGTCTTCGTCGCTCGGTGAGGTGTCCCAATTGATGTTGTCGAACACATTTCCGCGCAGATCCCACGTACCGGAAACATCATCATAGAAGGTCCCGATTGGGTTACGCGCGTCTTGGAAATAGTTGTTCTCAATTAGCGCTTCGCCACCGCGTCGTGAGTTGATACCCGTTGACCGGATGCCGTCGTACCAGTTGTTGTAAATATGCGCGAAACCGCCACGTAGTAATGGCACGCGGGAGTTTAGGTCGCGAAAAATATTGTGGTGCCATGTCAGTGGCCCATTGCCGAGATCGCTCGAGCTAGACCCTACTAAGCCGCCGCGGTCTGAGCCCTGCAACAAACTGTAGGACAAGGTAACGTAACGAGTATCAGCTTTGATGTCGATCAAACTGTCGTAGCCCTCCGACTCGCCGCCATCGGCGCTGAGCGTCACGTGATCAACCCAAACATTGGAAACATCACTTTCCATGCCGATTGCATCGCCGCCATTAGAGGTAGGGGAACCAGATTTTTTAACATTTCGTACCGCCACGTTTCGCACAATGATGTTGTTGGCATTGCGCAGATGGATGCCCAATTGATCAAACAATGCGCCGTTACCAACACCGATGATGGTCACGTTGTCGACGTCTTTGATTTCAATTTTATCGTCGGCAGTATTACAGCTTGAACCACTGACTTTCGAAGTGTTTCCGTGGTTAATTGTGCCTTCGACTTCGATGATGATGGGCGAGTCACTGGTGGGACGTGAACACAGTGCCTGATGAATCTGTGTGCCACTAGTAGCGCGGACGGTCGGCCCCCCTTGACCACCCGTGGTGCCACCATTTTGGCCCGCGAAGCCGGTTGCTTGCGCGTGGGTCAGCGCAGGCGATAAGAAACAGGCTGTCGATACGGCGACAGCCAGACGAGTTAAACTCCTCATGGTTTTCCTCCTGTAGGATTTCTATTTAGCCGCTGAATACTCCTGGCACGGCCTCTTTGTCGTAAGTTTTGATAGCAAGCTTCGTTGTGTACGCTTCGTATTTGATGTTATTGGCGTACTTCTTGGACTAAATGCTACCGGTAGCATTATGTGCTTAAAAAAATGCGAGGTGATCACTGAGGTTGGTGAGTTCAGGTCAAAATTGATTTATTTAAATGACAATAAATCCAATATATCGCACAATAATGGACACATGCATAAATGCTACCGGTAGCAAATATTTCACAAATGTCAGGTAAGATCAAGTCAAATTTCAGAAATATCTCTTTGAGTCTGATTACATTTGGAGTCGGCCTAACGTTCCATTAGCGACCATTTCTGCATCATGCAATACGATAATAATATCGTCGTACCTTTCTTTAAAAACGTCACTTGCCAAGAAATTTGACATCCCACCGTCCGGTAACATATTGATGTTGATCTGTGTCAGTGAACGATATCCAATCGCTAAGTCTCGGGCTGTATAAGTGCCAAATGAATTTGAAATGACAAGCGCACGTTTGTTACTTAATGGGTTTTGAGTGAGGTATTGAGTGGTGTGAGCTCTTGTTATGGATGGGTCCGAATCGAGAGCCTGTGCTATCCAATCGGTTGGCTGTAGGGAAATGCCCCTTTCAGCGTAGGGGATATGCCAAGCTTGGCCTTCAGCAATAAACCCAATAAACATACTAAGGTCACTACCTCGCGCGACTAACCGTTTTCCGTCATTGACATCATCAGGTACCTGAATCTCCAATTTCTTCAAAAGCGACGTGGCAAATAGCGATGTGCTCATGCCGAAAGCATGAAAGTTTTGTGGCGGGTAAAAATACGCAGTGTCACGTTGCTGCTTGAACTCGTCAAGCGGGTAGTGGAATATGGCGTTGAATTCTTCGCTTGTTTGCCGCCCAGCATTTATTTCTCTCAATATTTTGGCCGTATCGCAGCGACGACGAGTTTCGGCTGGCACGCCGCTATGCAATTCTTCTGGGTAAACATTGGGTTTGCTTGGGTAAACAGTGACCGCTAATCGCGCACTCTTATCCTGTAAACTTTGGAGAAATGTTCTAAGGTTTTGCTGACTCCTGTTTAGCCGCGCCGCATTGTAGTCCGGGCATGAACCATTTATGGCACTGAACTTGGTGCTGGCATGGTAGCTTAAAAATACAAAACCATCTTGAGTTCGGAAAACTCGTCGATTTGGACTTTCGCCGAGGCGGTAAAACAAAAAACGCCGATACATCTGATTCAATGGCAGTGCAAAGCCAATATGATCATCAACAAAATGCGAGGTTTGTTTTTGTATGCTCGTATCGCCCCTCAGGTTTGACCAGATGGTTTTAGCTGATAGATCTGGGAAAGTTGTTAGTGTTCGATTTTCAATGGCAGACCGTAATTGATGGTCGCTGTAAAAACCTGCCATAGCGGGAGTAAAGAGCAATATCGCCAGCAGCAGCGTGGTCACGCGTGCTCGATAACCATAGTCCTGTACAAGTTTTGTCATATCTAGAACCTGAAATAGATAAATGGGCTATAGCTCCCTGACACAACCAAAACCATACAAAGTAGCGCGAGACTTATTAGGCCTGCGATTCTGAGTGTGCAGGTTAACCAGGGAGGAGGTCCTTTCACTAGCCGAGTAACAATGGAATAAACTGGGAATGATGCGATCGCTGCAATAGGGAACAAGAGTCTAGCCTCGGGGCTAAAGAACATGGCAAATGTATGTTGTTGTTGTCCATCGAATCCCGCCATAGCGGTTAGAAACGTGATCGCTTGATCCAGGTTTTCA
The sequence above is a segment of the Arenicella chitinivorans genome. Coding sequences within it:
- a CDS encoding TonB-dependent siderophore receptor is translated as MSVLSLFVKSLTVTSALVVAPAFAQQAADEPLEEVYVYGEQGTTDTATKLNLSLFETPQTVTAISRVQIEEFGLTTINDVLDYTPGVTVEEVETDRSYYTARGFDIVNFQYDGVGIPFISGLNLGQQDTAIYDKVEVVKGAAGLITGLANPSATINYVRKRPTEGFQADLGLNLGEWQGRRIEGDVSGAFSDGIRGRAVVVYDTSESYLNRHEDETTLGYGIVEFDLSDRTLLTLGHSYDNSHSTGVLWGALPLLYSDGSQTDYDVSTNNAPDWTFADTVQNQTFVELKHAITDSWMFNAILTRNTTDYESELFYVYGVPDRETEVGLFGYASGYEREEEQNNIDLYFSGDFSLADRTHQLVLGYNNSDTELYEASFYDPVNGYPVLGSDWALGLSPQPNFSFFDPAASSSDIDYSQEAFYVASRLNVHGNVSLLLGARATELKQSGLSYGGAANADAKETVPYYGITYRVLDDVMLYGSYSEVFKQQTWVNADLLPLGATLGESSEFGIKKSFNDERAVLTVAYFSSDQRNFGNFVGRNEQNIAIYEGITLESSGYEIEFSGELFDGLNIGAGFTDVSVEDQSGADIRNFIPKKLLKLSASYAVPAVDGLKVGGIVKWQDDITTEDKRVDQDAFTLLDLAVHYQLNENVSFSMNLENVTDEKYFQSLYWDQAYYGAPRNVSASVRWKY
- a CDS encoding PepSY-associated TM helix domain-containing protein; the protein is MRRTLFKLHSYLALIALIPLVIVSLTGSILVFKTEIDQFLMPNAAALPYHQQSGVIFSRKNHNELQSNIEQAFPEYILGAWEVFTDGKQADRVYLVKKNTDDWFKVYFDPHANQVLSAPVSTTSNLTDWLLNLHYTFLLNGLGDEHSQWGTIIGLVAALILTFLGISGLIIHRKFWLNLFSLRWHKSLRVFSGDLHRLIGAWASPVILILGITGIYFNALEYYHEVFEHPSDEHYYPTAALYDPSIDFQSLIDDSRSQLDAFTPTYLLYPYEPEVHFTVFGHQPSVNPFASDYSSTVTYDRESGVLMAAIDGRDANAVIKVTDSFRELHFGSFGGLFSKLLWCILGLSPLILGITGVYIWSHRRSKKKRSAMAYATS
- a CDS encoding 2OG-Fe(II) oxygenase, producing the protein MTVFPVATPLPGDELLFEQIAQDIETQGFSVQAGAMPAEVTDALYQHAQRIQETKFVEAGIGRGDDYLKNEFVRTDAICWITGESDAGRHWNAWTADLQAYLNRRLFLGLFSFESHFAHYSPGDYYKRHYDAFRGETNRVLSVVAYLNPGWTAHDGGELVLYHSDTDRTGTRVVPLYGTLAVFLSEEFPHEVLPASRDRYSVAGWYRVNTSINGKVDPPR
- a CDS encoding family 43 glycosylhydrolase, coding for MDRLKCLVITNLFLAASVGTLTAEAGNPLDFGSSIRTADPSGHVWSDGKMYLYTSHDEECQPDFYMKNWHTFSSSNLVDWVDHGPSLSVNELTWADNFAWAPDAAYKNGKYYLIFPAGTGYKDRVHPEKSTKWMGIGVAESDSPTGPFKDMIGAPLWTDPYANDPSLFIDDDGRAFLYFHGQGADYQVIEMAEDMRSVKGDFIKMDMGGYEPKMEGPWVFKRQGLYYFTMPENNRKLTYYTSKSPTGPWAYEGVIMESEGGNNHHSIVEFKGQWILFYHRWLDLNSTCHRKQRHVAAEYLYFNDDGSIQQVERTDAGVSAIE
- a CDS encoding serine hydrolase domain-containing protein produces the protein MKSLLCHIALLVLLICSPFDAEATPPPVNLSDFLKEIDALRIQARIPGLSVAVVKDQQLLVAAGLGYTNLEQKILAAADTPYDIASVTKPISGVAAMQLVDAKQIDLDRPIAEYSDWRGFCEAFSQQPSIFAKDLSCEPATHTLRHLLTHTATQQPGTNFSYNPVLFSWASRPIMAVVEQSFSELVVQNVFTPTQMHQSARTHRERPLPQAMQRRLPSYYSLDNDGNAVLAAPGSPQGDGAAGGVHSTVVDLAKFDIALDRGELLSADARQVMFSPTPLKNGTLAPYGIGWFIEDYQDHLLAWHSGWWENRSSSLYIKVLDQDVSLIMLANSEGIWWHNALDKAEVARSAFAQVFFATFLSTE